Genomic window (Hydrogenimonas cancrithermarum):
CAATCAAGGATGCGGAAGTCCGTTTTCCAAACGGTCATTTCCAGCGCTTTCAGTTTATCGGGGTTGACGATGCAACTTTGGTCGGGGTGCCCAAATTTTTGGATAACACACCCGTTTCGTTGCTGCACATACCCGATGCGGTTTCCGTCGATCCGGGAGGCACGGAAGGCAAATTGCTTACGCCGCGGTTTAAAAAGGATCAATGGCCGTATGACGGTGTCCACCTGGGAGTGCCTATGCGCCCTCTGCAACCGAGGGATGAGCTGCTTGTTAACGATCATCGGATTGTTGTCACCGGCCTGTCAAAAACGATTCCTCGTTTTCCTCCCAGGCCGCTTTTGTATACAACGCTTTCAAACCTCAAACTAATTTTCCCGGGTGAAAGCCGTATCATAACTTTTATTCTCGTCTCAGTATCCAAAGATCTCCCTCCCCGAGTGTTGGCCAGGCGAATTGAAAAGGAAACGGGGCTGCGTGCCCGAAGCAGTGAGGATTTCAAAATCGATACACTCCGGTGGTATTTGGTGAATTCGGAAGATGTGGGAGACATGACGGCCATGTTGATTTTGGCTATGGTGGTGGGTTTCGGTGTCACAGGTATCATGCTCTACATGTTTACAATTGAAAATATCCGGCAATATGCAGTGCTGACCGCTCTTGGCACTTCGGATGAAACACTCCTGGAAATGGTGTTTGTCCAGGCAGCAGTTGTGGCCTTGCTGGGTGCTGCGATAGGGATAGGTGCTTGTGCGTTTACCGATATGGCGATGAAACTGGCAGGAATCGATTATCCATTTCGTCTAATGTTGTGGGCGCCCATCATTGGAGTTTTAGGTGTCTTGACTGTCAGCTTCACTGCGGCAATCCTGAGTATCCGGCCCGTATTGAAACTGGACCCGGGTATCGTGTTTTCTGGCAGATAATGTATGTTGAAAATTTGAAACACAGTTTTGTAAGAGAGAAAAACTCATCATGTTTTTGGACGAAAGCGTATAGATCGTTGTGGTGTCGACACAATAGAGAGCAGATTAGATTTATTGATTTCGACAACCAGGTCAAAGTGCAAATTTCGAAAAGATCAAAACTCAAAAGTTGGCTGGATGGTTTGTTTTTTTCCTTTGCTTTTTTGCGAATTCACCGGGGCTGTGGAATGAATATTTTCATGACCTTTGAGCATATTGTTTTTACACTTCTCCTCTAGCGTGGGGGCGTAAATCCATTCAACGAAAGCACCGGTTTGTACTTTTTCCAACTTCTGACATCTAATTGGCAAAAGGCGGCAAAGAAAGGTGCGCATCTGGCTCTCTTCCCCGAAGTATTCGTTCCCGGCTATCCCGACTGGATCTGGCATCTCTCCCCCGGTAAGATCGCATTTCAGCAGGAACTTTATGCAAGATTGCTGGAACAATCCGTGATCGTAGGCAGTCCGCAAACAGACCGCCTTTGCAAAGCCGCCAAAGATGCCGGGATCTATGTAGTGATAGGCATCAACGAAAAAATGCGGACACGGGCGGCGGAAGTATCCACGATACGTTGCTCTTCATCGATTCCGATGGGCGCCTGTTCGGCCGGCACCAAAAGCTCATCCCAACCGCACCGGAGCGGACGATATGGCGACACTTCTCGCCGAGATCGACCTGCACAAACTTCGTGCCACCAAGTGGAACCTCGATGTCACAGGACATTATGCCCGCCCGGACGCAGTTGAACTGGTTGTACATCGCAACGTTTCAACAAAACCCGAGAGAAAGTGAGCTCATATCAGATTTTGAAACAACTGCGCTCCAAGTAGATGATCGCTTCCCTGAAGGGAAAGGCTTCCTGGCATTGTAGGTATTCGACGATGCTTCGGTCGTGTGCCGTACCCGATGCCAGAAGGCGGCCGATAAAATAGCTTTTTTCATCCTCGTGTTCCATACCTTCCGGAAGCAGGAGGTCGTTCTCTTTCAGCACATGACGGCGGTAGTGGTTCAGCAGTAGCCAGAAGGCG
Coding sequences:
- a CDS encoding FtsX-like permease family protein; this encodes MFRIAIQMLLADRAKFYGLLFGISFTAFLVSFALSYFAGFMTRGFALISENPTANVWVMDPAVRSTEMTINLSDSTLDRVKSVAGVNYAVPLAIKDAEVRFPNGHFQRFQFIGVDDATLVGVPKFLDNTPVSLLHIPDAVSVDPGGTEGKLLTPRFKKDQWPYDGVHLGVPMRPLQPRDELLVNDHRIVVTGLSKTIPRFPPRPLLYTTLSNLKLIFPGESRIITFILVSVSKDLPPRVLARRIEKETGLRARSSEDFKIDTLRWYLVNSEDVGDMTAMLILAMVVGFGVTGIMLYMFTIENIRQYAVLTALGTSDETLLEMVFVQAAVVALLGAAIGIGACAFTDMAMKLAGIDYPFRLMLWAPIIGVLGVLTVSFTAAILSIRPVLKLDPGIVFSGR